Part of the Sporosarcina sp. FSL K6-2383 genome is shown below.
GAAAATGAATTTATGGGCGATGGATTTGCCTGACACGTATCCGTATTTATTTGCTCATCGGGATGAATCTTGTAATTTTATCAAATTTGATCCGGAAAATCGCTATGTACTTGCGGGATTTGATAAAGATGGGGATGAGAATTATCAAATTTATGCGATTCCAAGTGAAGGTGGATTACCAGAGCCACTAATAACAGGCGTTGCATCTGAAAAGTATTATTTCGGCCATTTAAGTAAAGATGGCAAACGTCTTTACTATGTGACTTCTGAAGAGAACCCATCCTTTTTAAATACGCACGTCCGTGAACTGGAAAACGGAGGAGATACGTTGTTAAACGTTGGAGAGGTATCTCATACTGAACTAGCAGCAGTATCCGAGAATGAACAAGCATCTGTCTATTTACGAGCATTTGCGAATACGTATGTCGTTGGCTTTGTGAAGGTAGGAGAGGAAACATTCAACCTTACACCAGATCCAGAGAAGATTCATGTTGCATATGAACCAGTCTTTACAGATAATGACACCATTTACTTTGTGACTGATTACGATAGCGACGATCTGTATTTGGCCAAGTTCGATTTGACATCAAAAGTGTTTTCAAAAGTGTTAGCAATCGAAGGTGAAGGCATTCAATCTATTAGTTGGGATAAAGGAAATGATGTATTATATTTAACGACTGTCAAAGGTGTTACGGATGTCTTATATCGATACGTCATTTCTGAAGATAAATTAGAGAAATGTTCCTTACCTGTTGATATTATTGAACAAATCCATGTGGCTAAATCAGGAACGCTTTATATTTTAGGACGAAGCGCGACGATACCGCATAATATCTATCAATCAGCAAATGGACTAGAATGGAAGCAATTGACGAATAACCGTGTTTTAGGTTTAGGCCAGGAAGATATGGTGGAGCCAGATATTGTTTCGTATACATCATTTGATGGAATGGAAATCGAGGCTTTATTATTCAAAGCGAAGCCTGAAAATGATAATGGTTATACGATTTTTTGGCCACATGGTGGACCGCAGGCAGCGGAGCGAAAAATGTTCCGTTCGATGTTTCAATGTTTCATCAATCGAGGCTATACGATTTTTGCGCCGAATTTCAGGGGGAGCACAGGCTACGGATCGGCGTTCACAAAACTGGTTGAACAAGATTGGGGTGAAGGACCACGGCTCGACTGTGTTGCTGGAATTGAGTGGTTGTTCGACAATGGATTGACGGATCGGGATAAGCTATTCCTTGTCGGTGGTAGCTATGGCGGATACATGGCACTGCTCTTACATGGTCGTCATCCGGACTTTTTCAAAGCAGTTGTTGATATTTTCGGGCCATCTGATTTATTTACATTCGTCAATTCTGTGCCTCCACATTGGAAGCCAATCATGGAACGCTGGCTTGGAGATCCTGAGCACGATAAAGATCGTTTTATCAAAGATTCACCTGTTACGTATTTAGATGGCATGATCAAGCCAATGCTCGTCATCCAAGGAGCAAAAGATCCGCGTGTCGTAAAAGAAGAATCAGACCAAATTGTTGCCAAATTACAGGAAATGGGTCGCAATATTGAGTATCTTGTTCTAGAGGATGAAGGACATGGCTTCTCGAAAAAGGACAACGAAATTAAAGTATATAGTTTGATGTTGGAGTTTTTAGAAAAGCACCAGGCATAGGTTTTGAATCAATACCAATAACCGCTATGAGAGCAGGAGAATTCAATCTCGTAGCGGTTATTCCTATTTTGCATCTGCAGCACTAGCCAGGAGATGATCTTTTGATTGAAGTAAAACATTTGCAGTTAGATAAAACAAAACGTTCGATTGTAATTTCAGATATCCACGCGAATCTACAGCTTTTCAAGAAATTATTAACCAAATTACAGTATACATCCGAAGACTACCTGTTCATTAATGGAGATTTGTGTGAGAAAGGACCGGCAAGTTTAGAGGTGGTTGACTATGTGCGCAACATGTCCGAAGAGTCAACGAATGTCTTTATCACAAAAGGAAATTGTGATGTTGTATTTAGATATGTATACAACGGAGATGAAGGAATTATTTCGTATATGGATAGACGAAAGGATTCTATTTTAAACGAGATGCTTTCAAAATGTGGTAAATCATTGGAAGACTTTGCTGACCTACAAGAGCTAGCCCATTTTTACCAACACTATTTTTCGGAAGAACTAGATTGGCTTGATGCACTTCCGGCGGCATTTGAAACGGATGATTTTATTATCATTCATGCGGGCATTGAAGATATTAAAGATTGGCAGCTGACAGATGAACAATTTGCTTTATCTGCATCTGCATTTTATGAAAAAGGGCACCAGGCCAATAAAACAGTTATTGTAGGACACTGGCCAGTCGTGAATTATAGAGCAAAACAAATTAGTTCACATAATCCATTGATTGATCTAAAAAAACATATGATTGCGTTGGATGGCGGAAACCAAATAAAAGTAGATGGTCAGCTAAATGCCCTAATTATTGAGAATGGCACTTATTCTTATACATATGTTGATGAGTTAACGCATGAAATGATTGTGCAACAGGATCACGTGGACCCAACGGAAAGAATTGGAACCGTTACTTATCCGAATTACCAAATGAAAATAATAGAGCAGGGAGAGTTTTTTACACTTTGCGAAAATAGTAATCTCGGTATTCAGCAATGGATTAAAAATGAATATCTACTTGTTGAAGATGGGCAGCCATACTGTAAAGATGACCTAAGTATAACCTTTTTATCAGTGGAAAAAGGTGAGAGCGTGTTTATTGTTGATGACACATGCGAAGGGTATACGCTTATTAAGAGAAATAATGGGGAGGTAGGATGGATTCCTGCATATTGTTTGAGCTCTTAACTTTGAAATGATTTTCTCGGCAATGCTTTTATTCGAAATGAAAGGTGGATGATCTTTTGTTCACATTGCGACGTAAGAAGAAAAGAAAGAACAATAATGAGCCTTATTCAAAAGCTGATTTCCTTTTTGATATAGTATTTTGGATTCCCGAGTTAATCTTTTTGCCATTTCGTTTATTTTTTTATGGTGCAAGGGGTATTATACGTTGGATTGATGACTTTTGATGTTCCAAATTGGAACTATGCTATGATAATTGAAAGGGGTGGGGGAAATGGCTACTCGGCTGGAGTTACGTGGGCAAATTTTGAGCGAGTTAAAAAATATTATTGATCAAACTTTGTGCAATGAAGATGTGAAAGTATACTTGTTTGGTTCATGGGCGAGAAATGAAGAAAAGCAAAGCTCGGATATTGATATAGCTGTGGAATCCCGTCATCAGCTTTCCCCTTCAAAGTGGTTGGAGTTACATGATCGGATTGAAGAATCCATTATTCCATACAATGTAGATATTGTTAATCTTGCAGATGCAAGTTCGGCTTTAATTCAAAATGTCAAAAGGGAGGGAGTCATTTGGAAAGACTACAAGAACGAATAGTATCTGCCAAAAAAGCATTAGCTTCCTTACAGAAACTTGTTGTGATTGAACATCCGGACGATGTAGAACGAGATGCGCTAATTCAACGATTTGAATTCACATTTGAGGCATCTTGGAAAGCGGCCAAACAATATTTGTATGATATGGAGGGCATAGATATTGGCTCACCAAAAGGCGTCATTCGAAGCTGTCGGGAAATAACGCTATTTGATGATGAAGAAACGATTCTTGCATTGTAGATGGTAAACGATAGGAATCTAACTGTCCGTACATATAACGAAGAAGTAGCGATTAAAATCCAAATGAATATCAAAACGTATTTTCCGTTATTATCGAATTGGATTTTGCGAATAGAAAAAAGAATATAGCGACCAAAACCACTAAGCCCTATGTAAAGGTATAGTGGTTTTGTTACGTAAGCTATAAATGGAGGAAAAGTTATGCGATTGAATCAATTTATTAGTGCTTCAGGATTTTGTTCGAGACGTAAGGTGGATAAGTTAATTAAGGAAGGGATAGTGACGGTGAATGGAGAGCAAATTAAACTTGGTTATGTGATGAGTGAAGGAGATCGCGTTGAAGTGGATGGGCAGCTTATTAAAGCGAAAGTAAATGATGTTTATTTAATGCTCAATAAGCCACCTGATGTAACTTGTACGGCGGCGAGTGGAATTGAAGGGAATATTATTGATTTTGTTAATTATCCGGAACGTATTTTTCCCGTTGGGCGGCTCGATAAGCAATCTGAGGGCTTAATTTTACTGACGAATGACGGCAGCATTGTCAATGAGCTGTTAAAGGAAGAAAATGAGCATGAAAAAGATTATATTGTGACGGTCGATAAAAAAATAACACCTGAATTTATAGAAGATATGGCGAGTGGCGTTGACATTTACAATCCTAGAAAAAAGGGGAATGTTCAAACGAAGCCTTGCCGAGTTGTTCAACTAGATGATTATTGTTTTAAAATTACGTTATCACAAGGGTTGAATCGACAAATTAGACGCATGTGCCGACGCTTTCAATATACGGTCACACGGTTGCAACGTGTGAGAATCAAGGAATTATCGTTAGGAACATTACCGCTTGGTCAATGGCGTTCGCTAACACAAGGAGAAATAGCTAGGTTGAAATGAATATCTACATTGAATCCATTTAAAATAAAACAATAAGTTTTGAAATCTGAACAAGGTTGATTTCCACTTCAGTCGGTCGCTTTCCGCGGGCTTGGCTTCAGCCGCTTCCCTCGCTGTGCTCAGTCCAGGGTCTTCAGCTCAAGATTTTCCCACTGGAGTCGCCGCCTTCCCCTACAATCAACGAGATTAGAATATTATACCCCTGGAAGTTAATTGAGTAAACGAGCAACCATTCGATTTTTCAGTAAGATAGATGATAACGAAAGTGACCTGCAGTAATAAAACAAATGAATGTTGTGGTAGAATAGAACTACGAAACTTTCCGAAGGTTTTAAGTATAAAAATGTTTGTATAGATTTCAAAAACCGAAGTACTTGATGAATTAAATTTTATAGAAGTGACAAAATTTCTATGAAGATAATAAAGTTAGGGGATTGAGTCTATTGAAGAAATTCACAGCCAATTATTGCAAGTCAAATTCAAATTTTATTATTACGAATTTACCTGAGTATCCCAACAGTGGTGCTTATACAAACCTTATACGAATTGTACAAAATTTATTGACACGTGGCAATCCAACTATTGCCTCTTCTTATATTCGTAAAGAGCTACTACTTAATCGAAATTATCTTGATACACTTGCTGAAGTTATTTTTTTGTCAAATGAAGATCTTAATTGGTCACAAACAATAAAGGGAGATATCAGTCGTGCAGATTATCCCGCCGATGAGCTTTATAGTGATTTATCGGAAATACTAAAAAGTGTTGGATTTATTAAGAACTTAACGATTGCAGAATATAAAGTTCAAGACATTTTGCCGGAAGTAAGCGATGCATTCCATGAACAACAAGTTGATTTTTACATCCCATTGCTTAAAACAGTCATTGAAGTAGATGGGAGTGGACACCAAGATATTGCTCAAAAAGAGTTAGATAATAAGCGTGATAAATTATTTGAACGAAATGGCATTGCGGTTATTCGAATTAATACTGATGATATTCGTAACAAAAATTATGAACCTTTTAAAAAGGCTTTTCGTAAGGTGTATATAAAAAATAAAAAAATCATTAATCACTATGGGAGTGGTTTGGCAACACCACATTCACAGATTGAAACACAAATTCTACTTACCTCAATTGCCCGTATTCAAGTTTTAATACTAGAATTATTGGATCGAGGAGTTATTTCATTTACCAACCGTGTATGGAGGTTTAATATACTTGCAAAAGGTGCTGAACGGTATTTGGAAATAGCATTAAAAGATTTAGAAAATTGGTTTGATAATGTGGCTGCACTCTTAAATATTCAAATTTCGTTACCTAAAGTTCATATCACCATTTTTGAAAGGGAAGAAGATTTTCCCTTAGATCAGAAGCACATCAATATAGACTTTAACCTATTCAAACGATGGGACGAGACAATAAACAAAGAGAATGTCTATACGATTAGAACGGATTTTGATGATAATGCCAATTACTATAGAGTAAAAACAAATGAGCCTGTCACATATGAGATAGGGAAGGACTCACATCCTGTTCAATTAGAGTTTATCTTGGAAAATCTATTTGGATTTTCAGAATTTCGTGATGGCCAAAAAGAAATAATCGTGAACTCTCTCAACGGAGAGGACACTGTTGGACTATTGCCTACGGGTGGAGGGAAATCGCTAACATATCAAATTTGTACACTATTACAACCCGCTATTAGTTTCGTAGTTGCGCCAATTAAATCCCTGATGTTGGATCAAATACGAAATATGAAAACGAAGCATCATATTACTCACGCCACCTATATTAATAGTGATTTGAGGGTAGAAGAATCAAGTAGGGCACTACATGATTTCGGTGCAGGTAAGTACTTATTTATTATTATCTCTCCTGAACGTTTTCAAATACAGAAATTCCGTAATGAATTGTCACTCATCAATCGTACAAAAGCAATTGCCTTAGCTACAATTGATGAAGTTCATTGTCTATCTGAATGGGGTCATGATTTTAGAACCTCTTATTTGATATTGGCGGATACAATACGCCGTTTTGCACCATCTGCTCGCTTTTTGGCATTGACAGCAACTGCATCTTCCAAAGTATTGAAAGATATTATGACAGAATTAAAAATTGAATCGCATAACGTAAAAACAATATCAGACTTTACTCGTAAAGAATTAACTTTTGATATAAAGAATGTTGCAAAGGCAAAGAAATCGCAAGAGCTATTGGAATTAGTAGGTGTTTCAAATCAAGTAGAAAGTACTGTTGAAGGGCCAACTCTTGTATTCACTTCAGTAATTAATGGGAGTAGTGGTTGCTTCGAATTAAGCAATTTGATTAGTAAAAATACTGGTCTTTCGACGAATTTTTACTCAGGAGGAAAACCTAAAAAATTTGAGTCTAATAACTTTAATAAGCATAAAGAACAGATTCAGGAATTATTTATGGATAATAAAATAGATGTACTTGTTGCGACAAAAGCTTTC
Proteins encoded:
- a CDS encoding nucleotidyltransferase substrate binding protein, encoding MERLQERIVSAKKALASLQKLVVIEHPDDVERDALIQRFEFTFEASWKAAKQYLYDMEGIDIGSPKGVIRSCREITLFDDEETILAL
- a CDS encoding pseudouridine synthase, with product MRLNQFISASGFCSRRKVDKLIKEGIVTVNGEQIKLGYVMSEGDRVEVDGQLIKAKVNDVYLMLNKPPDVTCTAASGIEGNIIDFVNYPERIFPVGRLDKQSEGLILLTNDGSIVNELLKEENEHEKDYIVTVDKKITPEFIEDMASGVDIYNPRKKGNVQTKPCRVVQLDDYCFKITLSQGLNRQIRRMCRRFQYTVTRLQRVRIKELSLGTLPLGQWRSLTQGEIARLK
- a CDS encoding S9 family peptidase; its protein translation is MINFPKPTVEQFFRTYTITNFAVSSDEKRLVFNANLNGKMNLWAMDLPDTYPYLFAHRDESCNFIKFDPENRYVLAGFDKDGDENYQIYAIPSEGGLPEPLITGVASEKYYFGHLSKDGKRLYYVTSEENPSFLNTHVRELENGGDTLLNVGEVSHTELAAVSENEQASVYLRAFANTYVVGFVKVGEETFNLTPDPEKIHVAYEPVFTDNDTIYFVTDYDSDDLYLAKFDLTSKVFSKVLAIEGEGIQSISWDKGNDVLYLTTVKGVTDVLYRYVISEDKLEKCSLPVDIIEQIHVAKSGTLYILGRSATIPHNIYQSANGLEWKQLTNNRVLGLGQEDMVEPDIVSYTSFDGMEIEALLFKAKPENDNGYTIFWPHGGPQAAERKMFRSMFQCFINRGYTIFAPNFRGSTGYGSAFTKLVEQDWGEGPRLDCVAGIEWLFDNGLTDRDKLFLVGGSYGGYMALLLHGRHPDFFKAVVDIFGPSDLFTFVNSVPPHWKPIMERWLGDPEHDKDRFIKDSPVTYLDGMIKPMLVIQGAKDPRVVKEESDQIVAKLQEMGRNIEYLVLEDEGHGFSKKDNEIKVYSLMLEFLEKHQA
- a CDS encoding RecQ family ATP-dependent DNA helicase; this translates as MKKFTANYCKSNSNFIITNLPEYPNSGAYTNLIRIVQNLLTRGNPTIASSYIRKELLLNRNYLDTLAEVIFLSNEDLNWSQTIKGDISRADYPADELYSDLSEILKSVGFIKNLTIAEYKVQDILPEVSDAFHEQQVDFYIPLLKTVIEVDGSGHQDIAQKELDNKRDKLFERNGIAVIRINTDDIRNKNYEPFKKAFRKVYIKNKKIINHYGSGLATPHSQIETQILLTSIARIQVLILELLDRGVISFTNRVWRFNILAKGAERYLEIALKDLENWFDNVAALLNIQISLPKVHITIFEREEDFPLDQKHINIDFNLFKRWDETINKENVYTIRTDFDDNANYYRVKTNEPVTYEIGKDSHPVQLEFILENLFGFSEFRDGQKEIIVNSLNGEDTVGLLPTGGGKSLTYQICTLLQPAISFVVAPIKSLMLDQIRNMKTKHHITHATYINSDLRVEESSRALHDFGAGKYLFIIISPERFQIQKFRNELSLINRTKAIALATIDEVHCLSEWGHDFRTSYLILADTIRRFAPSARFLALTATASSKVLKDIMTELKIESHNVKTISDFTRKELTFDIKNVAKAKKSQELLELVGVSNQVESTVEGPTLVFTSVINGSSGCFELSNLISKNTGLSTNFYSGGKPKKFESNNFNKHKEQIQELFMDNKIDVLVATKAFGMGVDKSNIRRTIHYGIPSSLESFYQEAGRAGRDKKPSECFILYSPDILDDQKIEDIFGTETDLNKLEKYQKEMSGDLNTSLFFLKNSLMDIQVEVDELFDFFVNYLLDVNQSIDIPYFDEFDLGKKERFIYRLALIGVVEDWTIDWNKKRIEVEMTEWTEQSVIKTLERHIQKYEYNFTFEMKESKEDVFNKTIEYFYGSEEPFLKRILYVLLKWYNDNVSYSRKRSLLLMKQYADEFTDSAALQQKIETYFKRNDDVYFLEKIVASESNLEKWFEIFFIEEEGKKLQPRPIASFKNLSITCSRFLEDNNHDPALNLISGMLELQQGRFETIDGRKRMASAIRDIVKMDMVKRRKILISILHTFNSYYDNEKRDQLSDVLISNGFEAMNDLKEIHAVLEDPISYRHMIQTLHTNVQNQKVGGYPWEI
- a CDS encoding metallophosphoesterase; the encoded protein is MIEVKHLQLDKTKRSIVISDIHANLQLFKKLLTKLQYTSEDYLFINGDLCEKGPASLEVVDYVRNMSEESTNVFITKGNCDVVFRYVYNGDEGIISYMDRRKDSILNEMLSKCGKSLEDFADLQELAHFYQHYFSEELDWLDALPAAFETDDFIIIHAGIEDIKDWQLTDEQFALSASAFYEKGHQANKTVIVGHWPVVNYRAKQISSHNPLIDLKKHMIALDGGNQIKVDGQLNALIIENGTYSYTYVDELTHEMIVQQDHVDPTERIGTVTYPNYQMKIIEQGEFFTLCENSNLGIQQWIKNEYLLVEDGQPYCKDDLSITFLSVEKGESVFIVDDTCEGYTLIKRNNGEVGWIPAYCLSS
- a CDS encoding nucleotidyltransferase domain-containing protein, which produces MATRLELRGQILSELKNIIDQTLCNEDVKVYLFGSWARNEEKQSSDIDIAVESRHQLSPSKWLELHDRIEESIIPYNVDIVNLADASSALIQNVKREGVIWKDYKNE